A window from Bacillota bacterium encodes these proteins:
- a CDS encoding DMT family transporter — protein MNYLRPATDPKGDRTVLAGIFLALVSGLAYSSEAIAAKLLYAQGLSPLAVLTWRFLLAALILGFWAHREQPVPIESAQHQLLALLGLSQAVTVLFLFYAFVYIPAGLAVFLFYLYPTLVTALEMVFLGVHPDKKRVMALLLTLTGLLVIAGPVLGAVSWPGFVCAVAAALGNAVFLLLGGRSLDKLPVLTVSAGTTWWATLLFFLTALVTGTPLSFPRDSSSLGLLLFLVLVPSVLALTCLLGSIARLGPGRTAIVATTEPFFTVLLGFFILGEHLQGSELLGGILIVLAVLIERSGN, from the coding sequence ATGAACTATCTCCGCCCAGCCACTGACCCCAAAGGTGACCGGACCGTCTTAGCCGGTATTTTTCTAGCCCTTGTCTCCGGACTCGCCTATAGCAGTGAAGCCATTGCCGCCAAGCTCCTGTATGCGCAGGGACTGTCACCCTTGGCTGTCCTCACCTGGCGCTTTCTGTTGGCGGCCCTAATCTTAGGCTTCTGGGCCCACCGTGAGCAGCCCGTTCCAATTGAATCTGCACAACACCAGCTACTGGCACTGTTGGGGTTATCCCAGGCAGTTACGGTCCTGTTCCTCTTTTATGCCTTTGTGTATATACCGGCCGGGCTGGCTGTATTTCTCTTTTATCTCTATCCCACCTTGGTTACAGCCCTGGAAATGGTCTTTCTCGGTGTACACCCGGACAAGAAACGAGTAATGGCTTTGTTGCTTACCCTGACCGGCCTGCTGGTAATTGCCGGGCCGGTTCTGGGCGCTGTATCGTGGCCAGGCTTTGTCTGTGCTGTAGCTGCTGCCTTAGGTAACGCTGTCTTTTTGCTCCTAGGCGGTCGCTCCCTGGACAAGCTGCCGGTACTGACGGTAAGCGCCGGCACCACCTGGTGGGCGACGCTGTTGTTTTTCCTCACAGCTCTGGTAACTGGGACCCCGCTCAGCTTTCCCCGGGACAGCTCAAGTTTGGGCCTGTTGCTGTTTTTGGTTCTGGTTCCGTCTGTCTTAGCCCTCACCTGCCTCCTCGGTTCCATCGCCCGGCTCGGACCGGGCCGCACTGCCATTGTGGCCACCACCGAACCCTTTTTCACTGTTCTGTTAGGTTTTTTTATCCTGGGCGAGCACCTTCAGGGGAGTGAACTCCTAGGTGGCATCCTGATTGTTCTGGCCGTTTTAATTGAGCGCAGTGGCAACTAA
- the gltA gene encoding NADPH-dependent glutamate synthase has protein sequence MPLRLKKTPVPVQGPEERVRNFDEVSLGYTEDQALKEAARCLHCKNAPCKEGCPVEVDIPEFLAQIKARDYTGAIETIKSKNNLPAICGRVCPQENQCEKYCTLAKKGESVGIGRLERFAADLDLASGSTHTPELPEPTGFKVAVIGSGPAGLTAAADLARLGHQVTIFEALHAPGGVLIYGIPEFRLPKQVVRQEIEYVRHLGVEIRTDFVVGETATIDEIFDRGYDAVFISTGAGLPHFMGIPGENLINIYSANEFLTRINLMKAYLFPQYGTPIKVGDKVAVIGGGNVAMDSARTALRLGAKEVTVVYRRSREELPARQEEVSHAEEEGINFQFLTSPVRYIGDEEARVTAMTCIRYQLGEPDASGRRRPIAIPGSEFELSVDTVVVAIGQGPNPLVPRTTPGLELTNKGTIKANEDTGTTSRPGVFAGGDIVTGAATVILAMGAGKQSARAIHSYLQTLPKKN, from the coding sequence GTGCCACTAAGATTGAAAAAGACACCGGTTCCAGTGCAGGGACCGGAAGAACGTGTTCGTAACTTCGATGAAGTCTCCCTGGGCTATACTGAGGACCAAGCCCTGAAAGAAGCGGCTCGCTGTCTCCACTGTAAAAATGCGCCCTGTAAAGAAGGCTGCCCGGTGGAAGTTGACATTCCGGAGTTTCTCGCTCAGATCAAAGCCAGGGATTACACCGGGGCCATAGAGACCATCAAAAGCAAAAACAACCTTCCTGCCATCTGCGGTCGGGTTTGCCCGCAGGAAAACCAGTGCGAAAAGTACTGTACCCTGGCGAAAAAGGGTGAGTCTGTCGGTATAGGCCGGTTGGAGCGCTTTGCTGCCGACTTGGATTTGGCCTCGGGTAGTACTCACACTCCTGAGCTGCCGGAGCCGACCGGGTTCAAGGTAGCTGTTATTGGTTCCGGACCGGCCGGGCTCACCGCCGCTGCCGACCTGGCTCGATTGGGCCACCAGGTAACTATTTTTGAAGCTTTACATGCCCCCGGCGGCGTGCTTATCTATGGTATTCCTGAGTTTAGATTGCCGAAACAGGTAGTGCGCCAAGAAATTGAGTACGTCCGCCATCTGGGCGTGGAAATCAGGACCGACTTTGTGGTTGGGGAGACAGCTACCATCGATGAAATCTTCGACCGCGGCTACGATGCCGTCTTTATTTCCACCGGTGCCGGCCTCCCGCATTTTATGGGCATACCGGGAGAAAACCTGATCAATATCTACTCGGCCAATGAGTTCCTAACCCGGATCAATCTCATGAAGGCCTACCTTTTTCCCCAGTATGGCACCCCGATCAAGGTTGGGGACAAAGTAGCGGTAATCGGCGGGGGCAATGTAGCTATGGACTCCGCTCGCACCGCTCTCCGCCTCGGCGCTAAAGAAGTAACGGTGGTTTATCGACGCTCTCGGGAAGAGCTCCCGGCTCGCCAGGAAGAAGTGAGCCATGCCGAAGAAGAAGGAATCAACTTCCAGTTTCTGACCAGCCCTGTCCGCTACATCGGTGACGAAGAAGCTCGGGTGACGGCTATGACTTGTATTCGCTATCAACTGGGAGAGCCTGATGCCAGCGGTCGCAGAAGACCCATTGCCATCCCAGGGTCTGAGTTTGAGCTGTCGGTAGACACAGTGGTGGTAGCCATCGGCCAGGGACCTAATCCATTGGTGCCCAGAACCACCCCCGGTCTTGAGCTTACTAACAAGGGTACCATCAAGGCTAACGAGGATACCGGTACCACTTCGCGTCCGGGTGTTTTTGCCGGTGGCGATATTGTCACTGGTGCAGCTACGGTAATTTTAGCTATGGGGGCAGGCAAACAGTCTGCTCGAGCTATTCACAGCTATCTCCAAACACTGCCGAAAAAGAATTAA
- a CDS encoding sulfide/dihydroorotate dehydrogenase-like FAD/NAD-binding protein, with the protein MYRITYKQQLSPAIHLIVIEAPDVAAKAKAGQFIILKVDEEGERVPLTIADFDREAGTVTCIFQEVGYTTQQLASLVCGDELSSFVGPLGQPTKIDNYGTVVLVGGGVGVAPIFPIARSLKEAGNTVITIMGARTKELLFWEDRLRQYSDRVLVSTDDGSYCHKGFVTDLLKQVLTAGDAVSRVWAIGPTIMMRFVAQTTEPYRIPTIVSMNPIMVDGTGMCGSCRVSVGGQTKFACVDGPEFDGHLIDWDLAMRRMTTYKDKEALALSRIHEGGHHKCH; encoded by the coding sequence TTGTATCGCATTACCTACAAACAACAACTGTCACCAGCTATTCACCTTATAGTTATCGAGGCACCGGATGTTGCCGCCAAGGCTAAGGCCGGCCAGTTCATTATTCTTAAAGTGGACGAAGAAGGTGAACGGGTCCCGCTCACCATTGCTGATTTTGACCGTGAGGCTGGGACTGTCACCTGCATATTTCAAGAAGTGGGATACACCACCCAGCAACTGGCTTCGCTTGTTTGCGGCGATGAGCTGTCCTCATTCGTCGGCCCCTTGGGACAGCCCACAAAAATCGACAATTACGGCACCGTGGTCCTGGTTGGGGGCGGAGTGGGAGTCGCTCCCATTTTCCCCATCGCTCGGTCATTAAAAGAAGCCGGCAACACCGTAATCACTATTATGGGTGCCCGCACCAAGGAACTTCTGTTTTGGGAAGACCGACTCCGGCAATACAGTGACCGGGTGTTAGTGTCTACCGACGATGGATCGTACTGTCATAAGGGGTTTGTGACTGATCTGCTCAAACAAGTGCTGACTGCAGGTGACGCTGTCAGCCGGGTCTGGGCTATAGGTCCAACTATCATGATGCGCTTTGTGGCCCAGACCACGGAACCTTATCGTATTCCCACCATAGTCAGCATGAATCCCATTATGGTTGACGGTACCGGCATGTGTGGTTCGTGTCGGGTCAGTGTAGGCGGACAGACCAAGTTTGCCTGTGTAGACGGGCCCGAATTCGACGGCCACCTGATCGACTGGGATCTGGCTATGCGCCGTATGACCACCTATAAAGACAAGGAAGCGTTGGCCTTGTCCCGTATTCATGAGGGGGGGCACCATAAGTGCCACTAA
- a CDS encoding 4Fe-4S dicluster domain-containing protein: MAATMIVDGREIEINGEKNVLEVIRKAGVDLPTFCYHSELSVYGACRMCMVEDDKGRLYAACVQPPAAGMKIFTATERLLHHRRMILELVLSNHNRDCTTCEKNGSCRLQELAHRLGIRAVRFAQKKTAGPVDVGPALVHDPSKCILCGDCVRMCDEIQGVGVLGFAQRGSKMTVMPAFGKKMSEVACVNCGQCAAVCPTGALTVKSDLDRVWKALHDPAKKVVVQVAPAVRVAFSEAFGQKPGTIGTGQLVAALRRLGFDQVYDTSFTADLTVQEEYHEFVHRLRSNSHLPLFTSCCPAWVKFAEQFYPEYLANISSCRSPQSMFGAIAKAYLPAELEVKREDLYVVSIMPCTAKKFEAKRRELGRDGMLDVDAVLTTQEIAQMVREANLDFAQLPAEAFDLPFGIATGAGLIFGTTGGVAEAVLRTAARADGGRRPPIEFQAVRGFQGLKEGRIKLGEQEIQVAVVHGLSQAKRLVEAIKKGQCNYQLIEVMACPGGCVGGGGQPLPNDIQHRQLRAQGLYQIDQQRELRCADDNPIIERLYQRHLGQPGSKKAEELLHTTYAPRRRISGEEVAVEPATNAKTKIRVCVGTSCYLKGAYDVLKAFQDSIKECASSADFDLGATFCLEHCNGGPTVQVNEDVFSQMTPSKARELVQRRAAKGD, encoded by the coding sequence GTGGCAGCTACTATGATTGTTGATGGACGGGAAATTGAGATCAACGGCGAGAAGAACGTTCTGGAAGTTATTCGTAAAGCCGGGGTGGATCTCCCCACCTTCTGTTATCACTCTGAGCTTTCAGTTTATGGAGCCTGCCGCATGTGCATGGTGGAAGATGATAAGGGTCGCTTATACGCTGCTTGTGTTCAGCCTCCGGCTGCGGGCATGAAAATTTTTACCGCTACCGAGCGGCTGTTACATCATCGCCGAATGATTCTGGAATTGGTTCTATCCAACCACAACCGTGACTGCACCACTTGTGAAAAAAACGGCAGTTGCCGGTTGCAGGAACTGGCTCATCGTTTAGGAATCCGGGCGGTTCGTTTTGCTCAGAAAAAAACAGCCGGACCGGTGGATGTAGGACCGGCATTGGTCCATGATCCGTCTAAGTGTATTCTCTGTGGTGACTGTGTCCGCATGTGCGATGAGATCCAAGGAGTAGGAGTGCTGGGCTTTGCCCAGCGGGGCAGTAAGATGACTGTGATGCCGGCCTTCGGCAAGAAAATGAGCGAAGTGGCTTGTGTAAACTGCGGTCAATGTGCAGCCGTATGTCCCACTGGAGCGTTAACAGTTAAATCCGATCTGGATCGGGTCTGGAAAGCTCTGCATGATCCTGCCAAGAAAGTGGTGGTGCAGGTGGCCCCGGCCGTACGGGTGGCTTTCAGTGAAGCTTTTGGCCAAAAGCCGGGCACCATTGGTACGGGACAACTGGTAGCCGCCCTCAGGAGGCTTGGCTTTGACCAGGTTTACGACACTTCGTTTACTGCAGACTTGACTGTACAAGAAGAATATCATGAGTTTGTCCACCGCTTGCGCTCCAACAGTCACTTACCCCTGTTTACTTCCTGCTGTCCAGCCTGGGTCAAATTTGCCGAGCAGTTTTATCCCGAGTATCTGGCTAATATCTCCAGCTGCCGCTCTCCTCAAAGCATGTTCGGGGCTATCGCTAAAGCCTATTTACCGGCAGAATTGGAGGTAAAGCGGGAGGATCTGTATGTTGTCTCCATCATGCCTTGTACAGCCAAGAAATTTGAAGCAAAGCGCCGCGAACTGGGGCGGGACGGCATGCTCGATGTAGATGCTGTCTTGACCACCCAGGAAATAGCGCAAATGGTTCGCGAGGCTAATTTAGATTTTGCTCAGTTGCCGGCCGAAGCCTTTGATCTGCCCTTTGGCATAGCTACTGGGGCGGGCCTAATCTTTGGCACCACCGGCGGTGTGGCCGAGGCGGTGTTGCGGACTGCTGCCCGGGCTGACGGTGGCAGGAGGCCTCCCATTGAGTTCCAGGCCGTGCGGGGTTTTCAGGGCCTTAAAGAGGGTAGGATTAAGTTAGGTGAACAAGAGATCCAGGTAGCGGTAGTACATGGGCTATCCCAGGCGAAAAGACTGGTCGAGGCCATTAAGAAAGGCCAGTGCAACTACCAACTGATAGAAGTCATGGCCTGCCCAGGTGGCTGTGTCGGCGGCGGGGGCCAACCACTACCAAACGATATCCAGCATCGACAACTGCGCGCCCAAGGGCTGTATCAAATTGATCAACAACGAGAGTTACGCTGTGCTGATGACAATCCTATTATTGAACGGCTGTACCAGAGACATTTGGGCCAACCGGGAAGTAAAAAAGCAGAGGAACTTCTTCATACCACCTACGCGCCACGGCGGCGTATCAGCGGGGAGGAGGTAGCAGTGGAACCGGCTACAAATGCTAAAACTAAGATTAGGGTCTGTGTAGGGACGTCTTGCTACCTGAAGGGAGCTTACGATGTTCTCAAAGCTTTTCAGGATTCCATTAAGGAATGTGCCTCTAGCGCGGATTTCGATCTGGGAGCTACTTTCTGCTTAGAACATTGTAACGGGGGCCCAACTGTGCAGGTAAACGAGGACGTCTTCAGCCAAATGACCCCGAGCAAAGCGCGGGAATTAGTGCAGCGGCGCGCCGCCAAGGGCGATTAG